Proteins encoded together in one Coffea arabica cultivar ET-39 chromosome 2c, Coffea Arabica ET-39 HiFi, whole genome shotgun sequence window:
- the LOC140035612 gene encoding LOW QUALITY PROTEIN: putative ATP synthase protein YMF19 (The sequence of the model RefSeq protein was modified relative to this genomic sequence to represent the inferred CDS: substituted 1 base at 1 genomic stop codon) has protein sequence MLQKTIPVLVAAFILVACPASKDIGFSSSNFRTNEFFYPPLICNDGDKILXISRILKLRNRLLSYWDHKNKKSFSCCSIFLTIFIVSYYDKILNKYLKNLIGQTGSSLFEVFQWYKAATYWEKGGRCDFDVYFGEVSASQAIKGNVFYLISKSSYCTSSKP, from the exons ATGTTGCAGAAAACAATTCCAGTTCTGGTGGCGGCGTTTATACTGGTTGCATGCCCAGCCTCGAAAGATATTGGATTCAG TTCATCGAATTTTCGAACCAACGAATTTTTTTACCCACCCCTAATATGCAATGATGGAGACAAAATACTTTAGATCAGCAGAATTCTAAAACTACGAAACCGACTACTTTCATATTGGGACCACAAGAAT aaaaaaagtttttcatgttGTTCAATTTTTCTTACAATTTTTATAGTAAGTTATtatgataaaattttaaataaatatttaaaaaaccttATTGGACAAACAGGCTCTAGTCTATTTGAAGTATTCCAATGGTATAAGGCTGCGACTTATTGGGAAAAGGGAGGGAGATGTGACTTTGATGTCTATTTCGGAGAAGTAAGTGCCTCACAAGCAATAAAAGGAAACGTGTTCTATTTGATCTCGAAATCCTCATACTGCACTTCTTCCAAACCTTGA
- the LOC113724258 gene encoding uncharacterized protein encodes MFNATCVVLSNIAVNGGSYSQRGDANFVLNQLLSFKFVFTLHLMKDIVEITHLFCIALQRKSQDILNAMYLVSSTTKLLKNFRDSGWDDFLVKVKLFFEQHQIDIPCMNAQYIARRGRSRSHHDEISVEHYYRMDILLATIDYQLQELHSRFNDHTVELLVLSTVLDPRNGFIMFKIDDICKLAKKFYLNDFMEQELVRLKIEFQHFELGIPNHHELQELSGIHELCQGLVKTRKSVIYSLIDRLIRLVLTLPVSTAITEWAFSIMKIIKTNLQNKMEDNFLNDCLTVYIEKEVAKKFSSDSIIDEFSSMKERRAQFTSKKRC; translated from the coding sequence ATGTTCAATGCTACTTGTGTGGTTTTAAGTAACATTGCAGTAAATGGAGGTTCATACTCTCAACGTGGAGAtgcaaattttgttttgaatcAGTTGTTAtcttttaagtttgttttcacTTTGCATCTTATGAAAGACATTGTGGAAATTACTCATCTTTTTTGTATAGCATTGCAACGTAAATCTCAAGATATTTTGAATGCAATGTATCTTGTCTCAAGCACAACAAAGCTACTGAAGAATTTTCGAGATTCGGGATGGGATGATTTCTTGGTGAAagttaaattattttttgagcAACATCAAATTGATATCCCATGTATGAATGCTCAATATATTGCAAGACGTGGTAGATCTCGAAGTCATCATGATGAGATTAGTGTGGAGCATTATTATCGAATGGATATATTGCTTGCAACAATTGATTATCAATTGCAAGAGTTACATAGCAGGTTTAATGATCACACCGTGGAATTGCTTGTTTTGAGCACTGTTTTGGATCCTAGAAATGGATTTATAATGTTCAAGATAGATGATATTTGTAAACTTGCAAAGAAGTTCTATCTgaatgattttatggagcaagaaCTAGTACGTCTAAAAATAgaatttcaacattttgaactcggcattccaaatcatcatgAATTGCAAGAATTATCTGGTATTCATGAGTTATGTCAAGGCTTGGTGAAGACAAGAAAATCAGTGATATATTCTCTTATTGATAGATTGATTAGACTTGTTCTTACTCTTCCTGTATCAACTGCAATTACAGAGTGggcattttcaattatgaaaataatcaaaacaaaCCTCCAAAATAAGAtggaagataatttcttgaatgattgtctaactGTGTATATAGAAAAGGAAGTTGCTAAAAAATTTAGCAGTGATTCAAtcatagatgaatttagttctatgaaagagCGTAGAGCTCAATTTACTTCTAAGAAAAGATGTTGA
- the LOC113727182 gene encoding L-type lectin-domain containing receptor kinase IV.1-like, with amino-acid sequence MSFRLVTTFLAYILIHIGADAAASGDVGFIYEGFQSTNLSLDGLAKVTNNGLLQITNISQLQTGHTFYPDPINFKSTSYSSAFSFSTQFVFAIKPEPSGQTGHGLAFVIAPTRGLPGGLPTQFLGLFNDSTNGNATNHVFAVELDTIQTHEFQDINDNHVGIDINSLISTVSQPASYLPNDRNSFHNLSLSSAQPMQLWVEYDGENKRIDVTLAPIAAAKPTTPLLSLSHDLSPILQQTMYVGFSASTGSLAVADHFVLGWSFKMNGVAQALDLSRLPKLPRFGPKKVSKFFTVGLPLICVFLLLVVTSGLAYHLGRKWKFAEVLEEWELAYGPHRFKYKDLYIATRGFREKEMLGAGGFGRVYKGVLHTNKMEIAVKKVSHQSRQGMREFVAEIVSIGQLRHRNLVPLLGYCRRKGELLLVYEFMSNGSLDRFLYNQPKSTLNWSQRLRVIKGVASGLFYLHEEWEQVVIHRDVKASNVLVDAELNGRLGDFGLARLYDHGALPQTTHVVGTLGYLAPEHYRTGKATTSTDVYAFGAFLLEVACGRRPIDPQAPGDEILVDWVFSCWKEGDIVQAIDRKLGSQYVKEEAELVLKLGLLCSHLEPTIRPSMRQVLMYLEGTVPLPELSSIGISAVGLGFTHACGFKCTALSLSSSKDNNFSRSVAESPLSGDR; translated from the coding sequence ATGTCATTCAGACTAGTAACAACATTCCTGGCCTATATTCTGATTCACATTGGAGCTGATGCAGCAGCATCTGGCGATGTTGGATTCATCTATGAAGGATTTCAATCAACAAATCTAAGCCTCGATGGATTAGCCAAAGTTACCAACAACGGCCTTCTGCAGATAACCAACATTTCCCAATTACAAACGGGGCATACCTTTTATCCTGATCCCATCAATTTTAAGAGCACGTCTTATAGTTCAGCTTTCTCCTTTTCCACCCAATTTGTGTTTGCAATAAAGCCTGAACCCTCAGGCCAGACTGGTCATGGATTGGCTTTCGTGATTGCACCGACAAGAGGCCTTCCTGGGGGGCTTCCCACACAGTTCCTTGGCCTCTTCAATGATAGCACCAATGGAAATGCAACTAATCATGTCTTCGCTGTGGAGCTTGACACTATCCAAACTCACGAATTTCAGGATATCAATGATAACCATGTTGGAATTGATATTAACTCCTTGATTTCTACAGTGTCGCAGCCAGCAAGTTACCTCCCTAATGACAGGAATTCATTTCACAACTTAAGTCTTAGTAGTGCTCAGCCGATGCAGCTCTGGGTGGAATATGATGGGGAGAATAAGAGAATCGATGTAACATTAGCTCCAATAGCAGCTGCTAAACCAACTACCCCTCTTTTATCTTTGTCACATGATCTTTCCCCCATCTTACAGCAAACAATGTATGTTGGCTTTTCTGCATCCACTGGTTCACTAGCAGTTGCTGATCATTTTGTATTGGGATGGAGCTTCAAGATGAATGGTGTTGCACAAGCACTTGATCTCTCTCGGCTTCCTAAGCTACCTCGATTTGGACCCAAGAAGGTGTCTAAATTCTTTACCGTTGGATTGCCTTTAATTTGCGTATTTTTGTTGTTAGTTGTAACATCTGGATTAGCTTATCATCTAGGGAGGAAGTGGAAGTTTGCAGAGGTGCTGGAAGAATGGGAGCTTGCCTATGGACCCCATAGATTCAAGTATAAAGACTTGTATATTGCCACCAGAGGTTTTAGAGAAAAAGAGATGCTGGGGGCGGGGGGCTTTGGCAGGGTCTACAAAGGAGTACTGCACACAAACAAGATGGAAATTGCTGTCAAGAAGGTGTCTCATCAATCAAGACAGGGAATGAGAGAATTTGTTGCAGAAATCGTTAGTATTGGCCAGCTACGCCATAGAAATTTAGTACCGCTCTTGGGTTATTGTCGGCGTAAAGGAGAGCTACTTTTGGTGTATGAATTTATGTCCAATGGTAGTTTGGACAGGTTTCTGTACAACCAACCGAAGTCTACCCTTAACTGGAGCCAGAGGTTGCGAGTCATTAAAGGTGTGGCATCCGGATTATTCTATCTACACGAAGAATGGGAGCAAGTAGTGATTCATAGAGATGTGAAAGCCAGCAATGTATTGGTAGATGCTGAATTGAATGGAAGATTAGGAGATTTTGGCCTCGCGAGGCTATATGATCATGGTGCACTCCCTCAAACCACCCACGTAGTTGGAACTCTTGGATACCTTGCCCCTGAGCACTATAGAACAGggaaagccacaactagcactGATGTATATGCTTTTGGGGCCTTTTTGCTAGAGGTTGCTTGTGGAAGAAGGCCAATAGATCCACAAGCACCAGGAGATGAAATATTGGTTGATTGGGTGTTTTCGTGCTGGAAAGAAGGTGATATTGTTCAGGCAATTGATCGAAAATTGGGTTCCCAGTATGTGAAAGAGGAGGCAGAATTGGTATTGAAATTAGGCTTGTTATGCTCTCATTTAGAACCTACGATTAGACCAAGTATGCGGCAAGTTCTGATGTACTTGGAGGGAACAGTTCCACTGCCGGAGTTATCATCAATTGGCATTTCTGCCGTTGGTCTTGGTTTCACCCATGCTTGTGGCTTTAAGTGTACTGCCTTGTCATTGTCTTCTTCTAAAGACAATAACTTTTCACGTTCTGTAGCAGAATCTCCTCTCTCTGGAGACCGGTGA